In Halobacteriovorax marinus SJ, the following proteins share a genomic window:
- a CDS encoding SEL1-like repeat protein translates to MLQVFLSLILSLSISAKDLKDSCEKANANDCFEYAYEMSKRGDQLAPIIYFKKGCDLKDGKSCFALERVNQKLNQTKNSLDLLKKSCDYNFPTGCLHLARYYFKKKSYIEAVESFEKGCQLGLKSSCEEKEKYDTYFSKIIRSAAKDLSESESSDQEIYLRLLKERMSLLEKDCKAEKFESCTMLANNFLFLGNLKDARKWAETSCNNKSPYGCLALGEVEQKEEKLEFASFEKACDLDLGIGCLRFAQSIEKKNLARSMSFYRRSCQAEIGPSASSCMKYSNYQSRNPKLANKFRELGCKLDKTLCPN, encoded by the coding sequence ATGTTACAAGTTTTTCTATCACTCATTCTATCTCTAAGTATTAGCGCTAAGGATCTAAAGGATTCGTGTGAAAAGGCGAATGCAAATGATTGCTTTGAATACGCCTATGAAATGTCTAAGAGAGGGGATCAGCTTGCTCCCATTATTTACTTTAAGAAGGGGTGTGATTTAAAGGATGGTAAATCGTGCTTTGCTTTAGAGAGGGTTAACCAAAAGTTAAATCAAACTAAGAATAGTTTAGATCTCCTTAAGAAGTCTTGTGATTATAATTTTCCAACAGGTTGTCTACATCTCGCTAGATATTACTTTAAGAAAAAATCTTATATTGAGGCCGTAGAGAGTTTTGAAAAAGGATGTCAGTTAGGGCTTAAGTCTTCATGTGAAGAGAAAGAAAAATACGATACTTACTTTTCGAAAATCATAAGAAGTGCAGCAAAAGATTTAAGTGAGAGTGAGTCAAGTGATCAAGAAATTTATTTAAGGCTGTTAAAAGAAAGAATGTCTCTCCTTGAAAAAGATTGTAAAGCTGAAAAGTTTGAAAGTTGTACAATGCTTGCCAATAACTTCTTATTTCTTGGAAATTTAAAAGACGCTAGAAAGTGGGCGGAGACTTCTTGTAATAATAAATCTCCCTATGGGTGTTTGGCGCTTGGTGAGGTTGAGCAAAAAGAGGAGAAGCTCGAGTTTGCTTCTTTTGAGAAGGCCTGTGACTTAGATCTTGGAATTGGTTGCTTAAGGTTTGCTCAGAGTATTGAAAAGAAAAACCTTGCGAGGTCAATGAGCTTTTATAGAAGAAGTTGTCAGGCAGAAATTGGACCATCGGCTAGCTCTTGTATGAAATATTCGAACTACCAAAGTAGAAATCCCAAGCTCGCAAATAAATTTAGAGAGCTTGGGTGTAAACTTGATAAGACTCTTTGTCCTAATTAA
- the smc gene encoding chromosome segregation protein SMC, translating into MKLKRLVIQGFKSFKDRTTIHFDDGITGIVGPNGCGKSNIVDALFWVMGEQSAKHLRGKSMKDLIFAGSSKYNPGAYAEATLVLGNDDGKHIHIGNKVSSPSEIQLTRKLYRNGETEYRINNYPARLKDIQEVFMDTGAGAKSYSIIAQGEINRLVQAKPEERRTMIEEVAGITKFKVRKKESLKKIEQTEQNLNRLQDLQSEIEKNLKALQKQAEKAERARSLKEKIKRNDIIVHAHKVYDLLKDLRDGKTLLNEKTLELEGWGTRKNSLEISLEEERFKKEEQTEKLEILQKERNEISTQLATAEERFSNLCKTLTDKENLIETRQKEMTELEEELVEREEKIKALEDSLVELQTRNEETVNFEEVEEKIELLKERLELKTDQVDTLKEEIELKKSELNTLSQAAFQNTSKLEEYAANLQDITEEIEALEKQYSGVSTQIADERDAVHTAQELSEKLTEVESELKSEIEELISANKELDAKLKEKSKSLITKESKLSSLQEIAAAMDGVREGAVEFLETVDSDKYQLLGNLIQCEEDHAKAVQNLLSDFMDTLVSTDEDVSAVIEWCKTNNDKALEFLAPNKNGDITSEETLERLRVATGGDITPVHELLNLPEEYKSKLIPFFDGYFIASKFDQEVFKSISDSIRFKAISSTDGKLLVKNPGNGKILTMSGSSEGQGVVERNNQIQELEKEIEVLRVEVAELETNSGEKSLVLEQKRDSLEEQRNLLSEARADHAAKKSALESKLSGMESGNTRLEILKKRKQEISKSRLDMLESEDSLSKNKSSLDEELEELSTRFEEENAELADLKSTYETEREAYMEKQVEINTFKERVSGIQSQIEDINSQMDKQTARIASNKELIEKYNEEIETTNDQIDTLESSNQEMASELSERDDVLGIMKDDLTQLLLAMQEREDEVKELSKKIAKNEKDITEYELKINQWQNDEVEVVKNIFEKYQIDLREAIGGFLEYDQDDFDDLIDTRQMHFMETENGLVTIEKQSYEFHRRYGQDLKECSNKLKNYKNEYNRLGEINWQAIEDYDRQKLRFDFLRVQEVELKQSLEDLETAINHIDEKSKERFKIAFEEVDVRFRKVFPIIFGGGEAMLKVTGDINDSECGVDIIAKPPGKKMQNINLMSGGEKAMTAVSLIFSIFLVKPSPFCLLDEVDAPLDDANVGRFNELLREMSSDSQFILITHNKKTMELNDTLYGVTMQEPGVSKAVSVQLH; encoded by the coding sequence GTGAAATTGAAGAGACTTGTTATACAGGGATTTAAATCCTTTAAAGATCGCACGACTATCCATTTCGACGATGGGATTACTGGTATTGTAGGACCAAATGGTTGTGGAAAATCAAATATTGTAGACGCATTATTTTGGGTCATGGGTGAGCAATCGGCGAAGCACCTTCGTGGTAAATCCATGAAAGACCTAATATTTGCTGGTTCATCAAAATATAATCCAGGTGCATATGCTGAAGCTACACTAGTTCTTGGAAATGATGATGGAAAGCATATCCATATTGGAAATAAAGTTTCTAGCCCTTCTGAAATTCAATTAACAAGAAAGCTATATAGAAACGGTGAAACTGAATATAGAATTAATAATTACCCAGCGAGATTGAAAGATATTCAAGAAGTTTTCATGGATACCGGAGCTGGGGCAAAGTCTTATTCTATTATCGCCCAAGGTGAGATCAACAGACTTGTACAGGCCAAGCCAGAAGAGCGCCGTACAATGATTGAAGAAGTTGCAGGGATTACAAAGTTTAAGGTTAGAAAAAAAGAATCGCTTAAGAAGATTGAGCAAACAGAGCAAAACCTTAATAGACTTCAAGATCTTCAATCTGAGATTGAGAAGAACTTAAAGGCCCTGCAAAAGCAAGCAGAGAAGGCCGAGAGAGCTCGTTCTTTAAAAGAAAAAATTAAAAGAAATGATATTATTGTTCACGCGCATAAGGTTTATGATCTCTTAAAAGATTTAAGAGATGGGAAGACGTTATTAAATGAAAAGACTCTTGAATTAGAGGGTTGGGGAACAAGAAAGAATTCCTTAGAGATCTCACTTGAAGAAGAGAGATTTAAGAAGGAAGAACAAACTGAGAAATTAGAAATTCTTCAAAAAGAAAGAAATGAAATATCTACTCAACTTGCAACTGCGGAAGAGAGATTCTCAAATCTTTGTAAGACACTAACTGATAAAGAAAACCTCATTGAGACAAGACAGAAAGAAATGACTGAACTCGAAGAGGAACTAGTTGAGAGGGAAGAAAAAATTAAGGCCCTTGAAGATTCTTTAGTTGAACTTCAAACTAGAAATGAAGAAACTGTTAATTTTGAAGAAGTAGAAGAGAAGATAGAATTACTTAAAGAGAGACTTGAGCTTAAAACAGATCAGGTGGATACTTTAAAAGAAGAGATTGAGTTAAAGAAATCTGAACTTAACACTCTTTCTCAAGCAGCATTTCAAAATACTTCTAAGCTCGAAGAATATGCAGCTAACCTTCAAGATATTACAGAAGAGATTGAGGCACTTGAGAAGCAATACTCTGGAGTATCAACTCAAATTGCAGATGAAAGAGATGCAGTTCATACTGCTCAAGAATTATCTGAGAAACTTACGGAAGTTGAGTCAGAGCTTAAGTCTGAAATCGAAGAGTTAATCTCAGCGAATAAAGAGTTAGATGCTAAACTTAAGGAAAAGAGTAAGTCACTCATTACTAAAGAATCTAAACTCTCATCTCTTCAAGAAATTGCTGCGGCAATGGACGGTGTAAGGGAAGGTGCAGTTGAGTTTCTTGAGACTGTAGATTCTGATAAGTATCAATTACTTGGTAATTTAATTCAGTGTGAAGAAGATCACGCGAAGGCCGTTCAAAACCTTCTAAGTGACTTTATGGACACTCTTGTTTCTACAGATGAAGATGTTTCAGCTGTAATTGAGTGGTGTAAAACTAATAATGATAAAGCTCTTGAGTTCTTGGCCCCAAATAAGAATGGAGACATTACTTCAGAGGAAACTTTAGAGAGACTAAGAGTTGCTACGGGTGGAGATATTACTCCTGTACACGAACTTTTAAATCTTCCTGAAGAATATAAATCAAAATTAATTCCTTTCTTTGACGGTTACTTTATTGCAAGTAAGTTTGATCAAGAAGTTTTTAAATCAATTTCTGATTCGATTAGATTTAAGGCCATTAGTTCAACTGATGGGAAGCTTCTAGTGAAGAATCCTGGAAATGGTAAAATTTTAACAATGTCTGGAAGCTCTGAGGGGCAGGGTGTTGTCGAAAGAAATAATCAGATCCAAGAGCTGGAAAAAGAAATTGAAGTGTTAAGAGTTGAGGTTGCTGAACTTGAGACAAATTCAGGGGAGAAATCTCTCGTTCTAGAGCAGAAGAGAGATAGCTTAGAAGAGCAGAGAAATCTTCTCTCTGAAGCAAGAGCTGATCATGCTGCTAAGAAATCAGCACTTGAGTCTAAGCTCTCTGGTATGGAGTCTGGAAATACAAGACTTGAAATTCTAAAGAAGAGAAAACAAGAAATCTCTAAGTCTAGATTAGATATGTTAGAGAGTGAAGATTCTCTCTCTAAAAATAAATCTTCTCTAGATGAAGAGCTAGAAGAATTAAGCACTCGCTTTGAAGAAGAGAATGCCGAACTTGCAGACCTTAAAAGTACATATGAGACTGAACGCGAAGCTTATATGGAAAAACAAGTTGAGATCAATACTTTCAAAGAAAGAGTTTCTGGAATTCAGTCTCAGATTGAAGATATTAATTCTCAAATGGATAAGCAGACAGCGAGAATTGCTTCTAATAAAGAGTTAATTGAAAAATATAATGAAGAGATTGAAACAACGAATGATCAAATTGATACTTTAGAGTCATCTAATCAAGAAATGGCTTCAGAGCTATCGGAAAGAGATGATGTTCTTGGAATTATGAAAGATGACTTAACTCAGCTCTTACTTGCTATGCAGGAGAGAGAAGATGAAGTTAAGGAGCTTTCTAAGAAAATCGCTAAGAACGAAAAAGATATAACTGAATATGAACTTAAGATTAATCAGTGGCAAAACGATGAAGTCGAAGTTGTTAAGAATATCTTTGAAAAATATCAGATCGATCTTCGTGAGGCCATTGGTGGCTTCCTTGAGTACGATCAAGATGACTTTGATGATCTTATTGATACAAGACAGATGCACTTTATGGAAACTGAGAATGGACTCGTTACTATTGAAAAGCAGTCTTACGAATTCCATAGAAGATATGGACAAGATCTTAAGGAATGTTCAAATAAGTTAAAGAATTATAAGAATGAGTACAACCGTCTTGGAGAAATTAACTGGCAGGCCATCGAAGATTACGATCGTCAAAAGCTAAGATTTGATTTCCTAAGAGTACAAGAAGTTGAACTTAAGCAATCTTTAGAAGATCTTGAAACAGCAATTAATCACATTGATGAAAAATCTAAGGAAAGATTTAAAATCGCCTTTGAAGAAGTTGATGTGAGATTTAGAAAAGTTTTCCCAATTATCTTTGGTGGTGGTGAGGCCATGCTTAAGGTAACTGGAGATATAAATGACAGCGAATGTGGTGTAGACATTATTGCGAAACCACCAGGGAAGAAGATGCAGAATATTAACCTCATGTCAGGTGGTGAAAAGGCCATGACAGCGGTTTCTCTTATCTTCTCTATATTCCTTGTTAAGCCTTCTCCGTTCTGTTTACTGGATGAGGTTGATGCTCCACTTGATGATGCAAACGTAGGTAGGTTCAATGAACTTCTAAGAGAGATGAGTTCAGATTCTCAATTTATTCTTATTACACACAATAAGAAGACAATGGAATTGAACGACACTCTCTATGGGGTGACAATGCAAGAGCCAGGTGTATCAAAAGCAGTATCAGTACAATTGCACTAA
- a CDS encoding recombinase family protein: MSKISELTEGKWPKTSIIEALQAHGIKKSDTPIPSKPKYGYKVENGELVLCEKEQKIIKLILELHDQDNSLRNIARILNEKKIKGKYGGLWDKSVISTIIKRETKQEE; encoded by the coding sequence ATGAGCAAAATTAGTGAACTGACTGAAGGAAAGTGGCCAAAGACTTCCATCATTGAAGCCCTTCAGGCCCATGGAATTAAGAAGTCGGACACTCCAATTCCTTCCAAACCTAAGTACGGGTACAAGGTCGAAAATGGGGAGCTGGTTCTTTGTGAAAAAGAACAGAAAATCATCAAGCTAATCTTAGAGCTTCACGACCAAGACAACTCCTTGCGAAATATAGCCAGAATTCTAAATGAGAAAAAAATCAAAGGTAAATACGGCGGTCTTTGGGACAAGTCCGTCATTTCTACCATTATAAAGCGTGAAACCAAACAGGAGGAATAA
- a CDS encoding MFS transporter: MVDEVSIKNKNSWGGIWALAFGVSSIMIGEFLPTGLLTPIAKDLNITEGVAGQTVTVTSIFAVLSSLFCAYLTRSLNRRNVLIGFSLLTFISSVIVGSSSSFSTILVGRVMLGVALGGFWSMSTAIAIRIVEEKNVAKALSIIFGSASFSAMLAAPLGSFLGEIIGWRNVFYLNSVIGILGVGWIIYSMPHLKPLGEIRLGTIIKVFNKGSVRSGMIAIGLTFCGRFATLTFLRPYLEQKINLEGHDISIMFLVFDLAYFIGSLQAAKLVNRSLGGTMIISPILLALTSFCLTLTSSTIAITGILIFLLGFCFAPIPVSWSKWGPKIAPENTETIGGLYVAAVQTSAAIGSFFGGIVFDRLGVDILFGMSGVLWILASLVVYYFVKTRFEKDIDCKKLNELTC, from the coding sequence ATGGTGGATGAAGTTTCAATAAAAAATAAAAACTCATGGGGAGGAATTTGGGCTTTGGCCTTTGGAGTTTCGTCAATTATGATTGGGGAGTTTTTACCAACTGGTCTTTTGACTCCAATTGCGAAAGATTTAAATATAACTGAAGGTGTTGCAGGACAAACTGTGACTGTAACTTCGATTTTCGCAGTTTTATCAAGTCTCTTTTGTGCATATCTAACGAGAAGTCTAAATAGAAGAAATGTTCTCATTGGCTTTTCATTACTCACATTTATTTCTAGTGTAATTGTTGGTTCATCAAGCAGCTTTTCAACAATTTTAGTCGGAAGAGTAATGCTAGGAGTTGCGCTCGGTGGATTCTGGTCTATGTCAACAGCAATTGCCATACGAATTGTAGAGGAAAAGAATGTAGCGAAGGCGCTTTCAATTATATTTGGGAGTGCTTCATTTTCGGCTATGCTTGCAGCACCTCTTGGTAGTTTTCTAGGTGAAATAATAGGATGGAGGAATGTTTTCTATTTAAATTCAGTGATTGGGATTCTTGGCGTTGGATGGATAATTTACAGTATGCCGCACTTAAAACCTCTTGGTGAAATTAGGCTTGGAACAATAATAAAGGTTTTTAATAAAGGCTCCGTTAGAAGTGGAATGATTGCAATAGGGCTTACTTTTTGTGGGCGTTTTGCAACTTTAACTTTTCTGCGTCCCTATCTTGAGCAAAAGATAAACTTAGAGGGGCACGACATATCAATCATGTTCCTTGTATTTGATTTAGCTTATTTTATCGGTAGTTTACAGGCAGCAAAACTCGTAAATAGGAGTCTCGGAGGGACAATGATTATTTCCCCAATACTTTTAGCTTTGACAAGCTTTTGCCTTACTCTTACCAGCAGCACGATTGCTATAACTGGAATATTGATTTTTCTCTTAGGTTTTTGCTTTGCTCCTATCCCTGTATCGTGGTCAAAATGGGGACCCAAAATAGCTCCTGAGAATACTGAAACAATTGGTGGTCTTTATGTCGCCGCGGTACAGACTTCAGCCGCAATAGGTTCCTTCTTTGGAGGAATTGTTTTCGATCGTTTAGGAGTAGATATCTTATTTGGCATGAGTGGGGTTTTATGGATTCTTGCATCCCTAGTGGTATATTATTTTGTTAAGACTCGTTTTGAGAAGGATATTGATTGTAAGAAATTAAATGAGTTAACTTGTTGA
- a CDS encoding SDR family NAD(P)-dependent oxidoreductase has product MKIFITGSTTGLGELAGLELLRMGHDVIFHARNSKSQMKDNLTYVIGDFSKLEEIKMVAEQANEYGPYDAIIQNAGIYNASPDDLFIVNVLTPFILSCLIHRPKRMIFLSSSMHLNGHVDFSRLDKLNYSDSKLYATMLSNYFAKEWSDCFVNAVDPGWVPTRMGGSEATDDLKMGVDTQVWLATSSEASALVSGKYFHHLEQREANARACCIENQSKLVDLLNQRLNR; this is encoded by the coding sequence TTGAAAATATTTATTACTGGTTCAACAACAGGTTTAGGTGAATTAGCAGGGCTCGAACTTTTAAGGATGGGGCATGATGTAATCTTTCATGCGAGAAACTCTAAGTCTCAAATGAAGGACAATCTAACATACGTCATTGGTGATTTTTCTAAACTTGAAGAGATTAAGATGGTTGCTGAACAAGCTAATGAGTATGGCCCTTATGATGCAATAATACAAAATGCCGGAATATATAATGCAAGTCCAGATGATTTATTCATTGTTAATGTGCTTACCCCTTTTATATTAAGTTGTCTGATTCATAGGCCAAAAAGAATGATTTTTTTAAGCTCATCAATGCACTTAAATGGTCATGTTGACTTCAGTCGTTTGGATAAACTTAATTACTCTGACTCAAAACTTTACGCTACTATGCTTTCAAATTATTTTGCTAAGGAATGGTCAGACTGTTTTGTAAATGCTGTCGATCCGGGCTGGGTTCCAACTCGAATGGGAGGATCAGAAGCTACGGATGATTTAAAAATGGGAGTTGATACTCAAGTATGGTTAGCTACTTCTAGTGAAGCTTCTGCTCTAGTTTCAGGAAAATACTTTCATCACTTAGAACAAAGAGAGGCTAATGCAAGAGCCTGTTGCATAGAGAATCAAAGTAAGCTTGTTGATTTACTCAATCAACGTTTAAATCGTTAG
- a CDS encoding DUF5329 family protein, whose protein sequence is MRLALLFFTITIFLCQFTLAKDEVNQNEQRKINSLLQRIKKSEVIFIRNGSEYSPKEAHDHLKRKLDYALNSWFAPAKSKWTAKMFIEEIASKSSFSKKPYQIKLKNGEVLNTETWLKKLLKEIEKK, encoded by the coding sequence ATGAGACTAGCTCTTCTATTTTTCACAATCACTATTTTTCTTTGCCAGTTCACCCTGGCAAAGGATGAAGTGAACCAAAACGAACAACGCAAAATAAACTCTCTTCTCCAAAGAATAAAAAAGTCTGAAGTGATATTTATTCGAAATGGTAGTGAGTACTCTCCTAAAGAAGCACATGATCATCTCAAAAGAAAATTAGATTACGCTCTGAATTCATGGTTTGCGCCGGCCAAAAGCAAGTGGACGGCCAAAATGTTTATCGAAGAGATTGCTTCAAAGTCTTCATTTTCCAAAAAGCCCTATCAAATTAAACTCAAAAACGGCGAAGTATTAAATACCGAAACTTGGCTCAAGAAGTTACTTAAAGAAATTGAAAAGAAGTGA
- a CDS encoding HAMP domain-containing methyl-accepting chemotaxis protein — MKKINFKIKLLLLCSFMSLVSLVIGAVSYFGFDHFSELASEVNHDVIPRSTLVHTMDVNYQKTRIAVRTLGLSNLSEEDREQAIADSLTAVANYENAAKDLDTRITKPIERELFNNVASEWADFKKVGVRAIELAKVYDEAAKKDLLEIFLVHCPKAAKSYQAVLDEYTKNIEEEVLSSSEDISRTTHFLNYLLIGISLSGICIGLIAGIVFANKISTSIRATVESLTESSTFLTNSANSIAETSQNLSSSSEQQDSSLQESSASLEEISSMVRMTADNAMKSNDLANRSLERASRGKQVVTTMIHSMNNINTDIDTIVDELDGNNEKMKHITELINKIEEKTQIINDIVFQTKLLSFNASVEAARAGEAGKGFAVVAEEVGNLAQLSGKASVDIAEMVSNSVEQVNHIIEDSRGRVSSLVSNVRTSVNNGSSIANECGEILESIVVSVADVTSAISDISTASQEQSKGIEELQESILQVDSSSKSNTGIAKDASEIAVKLKGQVVTVNSSIIEIQNVIFGNFENKKKAA, encoded by the coding sequence ATGAAAAAAATAAACTTTAAAATCAAACTACTTTTATTGTGTTCTTTTATGTCTCTAGTTAGTCTTGTCATAGGGGCAGTTTCCTACTTTGGATTCGATCACTTTAGTGAACTTGCAAGTGAGGTTAATCATGACGTCATTCCAAGAAGCACACTTGTTCACACTATGGATGTCAATTATCAGAAAACGAGAATTGCCGTAAGAACATTGGGCCTATCCAATCTATCCGAAGAAGATCGAGAACAGGCCATCGCGGACTCTCTTACAGCTGTGGCGAACTATGAGAATGCAGCCAAAGATTTAGATACTAGAATCACGAAACCTATAGAGAGAGAACTCTTTAATAATGTTGCTAGTGAATGGGCCGACTTTAAAAAAGTTGGTGTTCGCGCTATCGAACTGGCAAAAGTCTATGATGAAGCGGCCAAAAAAGATCTCTTAGAAATTTTCCTCGTTCACTGCCCCAAAGCCGCTAAGAGCTACCAAGCAGTATTAGACGAATACACAAAGAATATAGAAGAAGAAGTTCTTTCTTCATCAGAAGATATTTCTAGAACAACTCATTTTTTAAATTATCTTCTCATTGGTATTTCTTTAAGTGGTATTTGTATTGGGCTAATTGCCGGGATCGTCTTTGCCAATAAGATTTCTACTTCGATAAGAGCGACAGTTGAGTCTCTAACAGAGAGCTCTACTTTTCTAACAAATAGTGCAAATAGTATTGCCGAAACATCTCAAAACCTTTCAAGCTCAAGTGAGCAGCAAGATTCATCACTTCAAGAATCATCTGCTTCACTCGAGGAAATTAGCTCAATGGTGAGAATGACTGCTGACAATGCAATGAAGTCAAACGACCTTGCCAATAGAAGTTTAGAAAGAGCTTCTCGTGGTAAGCAAGTTGTTACAACGATGATTCATTCGATGAATAATATTAATACAGATATTGATACTATTGTAGATGAACTCGATGGTAATAATGAAAAAATGAAGCATATCACAGAGCTTATAAATAAGATTGAGGAGAAAACTCAAATCATTAACGATATTGTTTTCCAAACAAAGCTTCTCTCGTTCAACGCCTCAGTTGAAGCGGCGAGAGCTGGCGAAGCTGGAAAAGGTTTTGCGGTAGTTGCAGAGGAAGTTGGAAACCTTGCTCAACTTAGTGGTAAAGCATCTGTTGATATTGCAGAAATGGTTTCAAATAGCGTTGAGCAAGTAAATCATATTATTGAAGATTCTAGAGGAAGAGTTTCTTCCCTCGTTTCAAATGTTAGAACTAGCGTTAACAATGGTTCTAGTATTGCCAATGAATGTGGTGAAATCTTAGAGAGCATTGTCGTCAGTGTAGCCGATGTAACATCTGCTATTTCAGATATATCTACAGCTTCACAGGAGCAGTCAAAAGGTATTGAAGAGCTTCAAGAGTCCATCTTACAAGTAGACTCTTCATCAAAATCGAATACGGGAATTGCCAAAGACGCATCAGAGATAGCTGTAAAACTGAAAGGACAAGTTGTCACAGTAAATAGTTCTATCATTGAAATTCAAAATGTTATTTTTGGTAACTTTGAAAATAAAAAGAAAGCCGCTTAA
- a CDS encoding MBL fold metallo-hydrolase, giving the protein MNRVKNISILTSLIIFVFIIYLLSYAFLSLGSNPNQEDRERFASSDHFDTSTENFINRDQEALEKMNERMAKRKNEAGAWISFFFGNENQRKPLDRLPVLKPNLGEFLKPSDKLKVIWFGHSSFLINISGKTILVDPIVSEFASPFFFIVRRFQSSPLSLEELPRIDYVLISHDHYDHLDMPTIKFFRDKDTKFMVPLGVGAHLEGWGIEKSSINEFDWWDKLEFDDIEFVATPAQHFSGRSFSNKNSTLWAGWIIKNVKKRIFFSGDSGYDIHFKEIGEKYGPFDIAFFDNGQYNKNWEEVHLLPEQGVEAFYDLKAKIFFPVHWGAFTLSTHSWFEPAQKIYDYSVERNFPIIMPNIGEIVEVSEDYRTKRWWMKFQ; this is encoded by the coding sequence ATGAATAGAGTTAAGAATATATCAATATTAACTAGTTTAATTATATTTGTATTTATTATTTATCTTTTAAGCTATGCCTTTTTATCCTTAGGCTCAAATCCAAATCAAGAAGACCGTGAGCGATTCGCAAGTTCTGATCATTTTGATACTTCCACGGAAAATTTTATAAATAGAGACCAGGAAGCTTTAGAAAAAATGAATGAAAGGATGGCAAAAAGAAAGAATGAAGCAGGAGCATGGATTAGTTTTTTCTTTGGCAACGAAAATCAACGAAAACCATTAGACAGACTTCCAGTTTTAAAACCAAATTTAGGTGAGTTTTTAAAACCATCCGACAAGCTAAAGGTTATATGGTTTGGACACTCTTCCTTTTTAATAAATATCAGTGGTAAAACGATTCTAGTCGACCCTATTGTATCGGAGTTTGCTTCTCCTTTTTTTTTCATTGTAAGAAGATTTCAATCCTCGCCGCTAAGTTTAGAAGAATTGCCTAGGATCGATTACGTCCTAATTTCTCATGACCATTATGATCATTTGGATATGCCAACTATAAAGTTCTTTCGGGACAAAGATACAAAGTTCATGGTCCCCCTTGGTGTTGGAGCACATCTTGAGGGGTGGGGAATTGAAAAATCAAGTATTAATGAATTCGATTGGTGGGATAAGCTAGAGTTTGATGATATCGAGTTTGTGGCCACTCCTGCTCAACATTTTTCTGGTCGTTCATTTAGTAATAAGAACTCAACTTTGTGGGCCGGTTGGATAATTAAAAATGTGAAGAAGAGAATATTCTTTAGCGGTGATTCTGGGTACGACATTCATTTTAAAGAAATCGGTGAAAAATATGGACCATTTGATATCGCATTCTTTGATAATGGCCAATATAACAAAAACTGGGAGGAAGTCCACCTTTTGCCGGAGCAAGGGGTTGAAGCTTTTTACGATCTCAAGGCGAAGATATTCTTTCCTGTACATTGGGGCGCTTTTACTTTGTCGACACATTCATGGTTTGAACCGGCACAAAAAATTTATGATTATTCAGTAGAAAGAAATTTTCCGATCATTATGCCCAATATTGGTGAAATTGTAGAGGTGAGTGAAGATTATAGGACAAAAAGATGGTGGATGAAGTTTCAATAA